A window of Tautonia plasticadhaerens contains these coding sequences:
- a CDS encoding oxidoreductase: protein MSRYFKYKTADGLRADAEAMGLDIRLTDDLSPLLGSITIGGRTVGNRLAIHPMEGCDGEPDGSPGELTLRRYRRFGDGGAKLIWGEAAAVVPESRANTRQLVCNADRADGLSRMLEQCRRSHRDAWGDDSDLLVGLQLTHSGRYSVPRPLLAQHDPGLDPRTVLDRATGRTADDHTPLLSDDDLDRLQDRYVEAAEVASKVGYDFVDLKQCHRYLLCELLSAHTRPGKYGGPFENRTRFIREVVGRIRDRLPGLMVATRMNVYDGIPWRNGPDQEGEPEAVPYPLRSCWGTDPDDHTKPDLAEPIRLIGQLRDLGVAMVNVTMGNPYGSPHIIRPFEYPPPDGYETPEHPLIGIDRHFKAAEQIQRACPELPILGSGYSWLQAFLFQAGAANIRDGRVSIVGVGRASLSHPDFARNVLEGRPLDRKRICRTFSYCTALMRSKHNELGQYPTGCPPFDKEVYDPIWKDAQETAPSKG from the coding sequence GTGTCCCGCTACTTCAAATACAAGACCGCTGACGGCCTCCGGGCGGACGCCGAGGCGATGGGCCTCGACATCCGGCTGACCGACGACCTCTCCCCGCTCTTGGGGTCGATCACGATCGGCGGCCGGACGGTCGGGAATCGCCTGGCGATCCACCCGATGGAAGGCTGCGACGGCGAGCCCGACGGCTCTCCCGGCGAGCTGACCCTCCGTCGCTACCGACGCTTCGGCGACGGCGGCGCGAAGCTGATCTGGGGGGAGGCCGCGGCCGTCGTCCCCGAGAGCCGGGCCAACACCCGGCAGCTCGTCTGCAACGCCGACCGCGCAGACGGGCTCTCCCGGATGCTGGAACAGTGTCGACGCTCCCACCGGGACGCCTGGGGGGACGACTCCGACCTGCTCGTCGGACTGCAATTGACCCACTCGGGCCGCTACAGCGTCCCCCGGCCGTTGCTGGCGCAGCACGACCCGGGCCTCGACCCCCGGACGGTGCTGGACCGGGCCACCGGACGGACCGCCGACGACCACACCCCCCTGCTCTCCGACGACGACCTCGACCGGTTACAAGACCGCTACGTCGAGGCCGCCGAGGTCGCCTCGAAGGTCGGTTACGACTTCGTCGACTTGAAGCAATGTCACCGATACCTGCTCTGCGAGTTGCTCTCGGCTCACACCCGGCCGGGCAAGTACGGCGGGCCGTTCGAGAACCGGACCCGGTTCATCCGGGAGGTCGTCGGCCGCATCCGAGATCGCCTGCCCGGCCTGATGGTCGCCACCCGGATGAACGTCTACGACGGCATCCCCTGGCGCAATGGCCCCGATCAGGAAGGGGAGCCGGAAGCGGTCCCCTACCCCCTTCGGTCCTGCTGGGGGACGGACCCGGACGACCACACTAAACCCGACTTGGCCGAGCCGATCCGGCTGATCGGCCAGCTCCGGGATCTGGGAGTGGCGATGGTCAACGTCACGATGGGCAACCCCTACGGCAGCCCCCACATCATCCGGCCGTTCGAATACCCGCCTCCCGACGGCTACGAGACGCCCGAGCACCCGTTGATCGGCATCGACCGCCACTTCAAGGCCGCCGAGCAGATCCAACGGGCCTGCCCTGAGCTGCCGATCCTCGGCTCCGGCTACTCGTGGCTCCAGGCGTTCCTCTTCCAGGCGGGTGCGGCCAACATCCGGGACGGCCGGGTCTCGATCGTCGGCGTCGGGCGGGCCTCGCTCTCCCATCCCGATTTCGCCCGGAACGTCCTGGAGGGGCGACCCCTGGACCGCAAGCGGATTTGCCGGACCTTCAGCTATTGCACGGCCCTGATGCGCTCCAAGCACAACGAACTCGGGCAGTACCCGACCGGCTGCCCCCCGTTCGACAAGGAGGTCTACGACCCCATCTGGAAGGACGCCCAGGAGACGGCGCCCTCGAAGGGGTGA
- a CDS encoding GTPase — translation MLRNWRAWVLIALIVVPFGLYVVLGSLWLLEHGWAWASAVAIGWIGSYALFSYLADRWTRSANPLLPPLDWDAPQTFTPKDREAWGIVEGMAKRADEAAIESLSSGDIYIDTGRELAAALARHYHPGAREPIDRVPVVELLTALELAAEDLARLCRQVPGGDIITPGHWKQAIDAANLVNRANEIYTFLLPLFAPVAGVARLGTQKLIAQPAWRSMQRSLMRWFFRAYVNRLGHHLVELYSGRLSIGSEHYRRLTRRAGERASAAHDASPSPVVAVAGARGSGKSLLIASLEKAIGDGDLDATKAKLLQAGREPALANRLTSVRFLEIPGFRAQPGPDTSRERASRKDAVAAAGEADLLILLADASRGDLSDDLNFAREWIDAHRDRPHQDMPPSLVVVTGFGAPRDASGFGPSAVEAEGAAVGTRVRPLSKEEAIGALKAELPEGINRVIAVELEDQPPATVADSVLPSIARRLPEAERLALLRHLHRHSTRSKARRVVESIGRQGKHLWSSVRSRAPSRPDDSED, via the coding sequence GTGCTGCGGAACTGGCGGGCCTGGGTGCTGATCGCCCTGATCGTGGTGCCGTTCGGGCTCTACGTGGTCCTCGGGTCGCTCTGGCTGCTGGAGCACGGCTGGGCGTGGGCGTCCGCCGTGGCGATCGGCTGGATCGGCTCGTATGCGCTCTTCTCCTACCTGGCGGACCGCTGGACGAGGTCGGCCAACCCGCTGCTCCCGCCCCTCGACTGGGATGCCCCGCAGACGTTCACCCCGAAGGACCGGGAAGCCTGGGGGATCGTCGAGGGGATGGCGAAGCGGGCCGACGAGGCCGCGATCGAGTCGCTCAGCTCCGGGGACATCTACATCGACACCGGCCGGGAGCTGGCCGCCGCCCTGGCGAGGCACTACCACCCGGGGGCGAGGGAGCCGATCGACCGCGTCCCGGTCGTCGAGCTGCTGACGGCGCTGGAGCTGGCCGCGGAGGACCTCGCCCGGCTCTGCCGACAGGTCCCGGGGGGGGACATCATCACCCCCGGGCACTGGAAGCAGGCGATCGACGCGGCGAACCTGGTCAACCGGGCCAACGAGATCTACACGTTCCTGCTGCCGCTGTTCGCCCCCGTGGCGGGGGTGGCCCGCCTGGGGACGCAGAAGCTGATCGCCCAGCCGGCCTGGAGGAGCATGCAGCGCTCGCTGATGCGGTGGTTCTTCCGGGCCTACGTCAACCGGCTCGGCCACCACCTGGTCGAGCTGTACAGCGGCCGGCTGTCGATCGGCTCGGAGCACTACCGCCGCCTGACCCGTCGTGCCGGGGAGCGGGCCTCCGCGGCCCACGACGCCTCGCCGAGCCCGGTGGTGGCCGTCGCGGGGGCCAGGGGATCGGGCAAGTCGCTGCTGATCGCGAGCCTGGAGAAGGCGATCGGCGACGGCGACCTGGACGCGACGAAGGCGAAGCTACTCCAGGCGGGACGCGAGCCCGCCCTGGCGAACCGGCTCACTTCCGTCCGATTCCTGGAGATCCCCGGCTTCCGGGCCCAGCCGGGCCCCGACACCTCCCGGGAGCGTGCCAGCCGGAAGGACGCCGTCGCCGCCGCGGGGGAGGCCGACCTACTGATCCTGCTGGCCGACGCCTCCCGGGGGGATCTGAGCGACGACCTCAACTTCGCCCGGGAGTGGATCGACGCCCACCGGGATCGACCCCATCAGGACATGCCCCCCTCGCTGGTCGTCGTGACCGGCTTCGGGGCCCCCCGGGACGCCTCGGGATTCGGGCCCTCGGCGGTCGAGGCGGAGGGGGCGGCCGTCGGCACGAGGGTTCGGCCGCTCTCGAAGGAGGAGGCGATCGGTGCCTTGAAGGCCGAACTGCCCGAGGGGATCAACCGCGTCATCGCCGTCGAGCTGGAGGACCAGCCGCCGGCCACCGTGGCCGACTCGGTGCTGCCTTCGATCGCCCGACGGCTCCCCGAGGCCGAGCGACTGGCGCTGCTCCGCCACCTCCACCGGCACTCGACCCGCTCCAAGGCCCGCCGGGTCGTCGAATCGATCGGCCGTCAGGGGAAGCACCTCTGGTCGTCCGTCCGGAGTCGGGCCCCCTCCCGGCCGGACGACTCGGAGGATTGA